Genomic segment of Kibdelosporangium phytohabitans:
TAGATGTCCGCGACCAGCGCCAGGCCCTCGCCGAGCCACCTGGCCAGTTCGGCCATCGCCCGCAACGCCACCGGGTCGCCGTCACGTGCGGCACCGGCGACCTTCCGGCCGGTGATGGACCGGGCGTCGCCCGCGGCCTCACGCGCGAGCACGGTCGACTGGCCGGGATGCCCGGCGAGCAGCTCGATCGCGGTCGCGCTCAACGCCGTGCCGCTGCAATACCGTTCCCAGCAGCCCGACTTGCCGCACGAACACGGCCTGCCGTTGGGTACGACCCGCAGATGCCCCAGTTCGGGCGCCACACCGTGCGCACCGCGGAAGATCTTGCCGTCCAGCAGCAGGCCACCGCCGATCCCGGTGCCGATGGCGATCAGCGTGGCGACCTTCGCGCCCCGCGCCGCGCCGTAGCGGTACTCGGCCAGTGCCGCCGCGTTGGCGTCGTGTTCGAGCACCACCGGCAGGTCGAGCTTGCGGGAGATCCGGTCCGCCACGTCGGCCCGGCGCCACGCCAGGTGCGGTGCGAACATCACCGTCTTGAGATCCGTGGCCACGAACCCGGCGACGGCGAGACCGACCGCGGAGATGGCGTGCCGCGCGGTCAGCGAACTGATCACCGACACGATCGCGTCGTTGAGGGCTTCCGCGCCCGACGGCGTGCCCACTCGTGCGGTGTCCAGGATGGTTCCGCGTCTGTCGACGACACCAGCCCGCACGCTCGTTCCACCGACGTCGACGCCGACGGTCAGCATCAGTCGCTTCCGTGGCGGTTGGGGCGGCGGAGTTGGATGTGTTGCACCGGCCTATTGTCGCGCCGCTTCGGTTCGGCCGCGCGACCGGGACGCCCCGGCGGGCGGAAACCGGGCATGTGGGGCACACCGGGCTCCCACCGGTCGGCGAGCACGGCCCGCAGCAGCGCCACGATGTCCGCGGCGCGGTCCAGCGTCGTCGCGGCCAGTTCGTTCGGCTCACCGCGCACCAGCGCGCTGATGGCACACAGTGGACACTTGTCCGGCGGGC
This window contains:
- a CDS encoding ROK family glucokinase, whose amino-acid sequence is MLTVGVDVGGTSVRAGVVDRRGTILDTARVGTPSGAEALNDAIVSVISSLTARHAISAVGLAVAGFVATDLKTVMFAPHLAWRRADVADRISRKLDLPVVLEHDANAAALAEYRYGAARGAKVATLIAIGTGIGGGLLLDGKIFRGAHGVAPELGHLRVVPNGRPCSCGKSGCWERYCSGTALSATAIELLAGHPGQSTVLAREAAGDARSITGRKVAGAARDGDPVALRAMAELARWLGEGLALVADIYDPEVIVIAGGVSESAPLFLDDARELYRDLVTGSGYRPLARIRTAQLGDDAGLVGAATLARDVANGRH